The following coding sequences lie in one Bacteroidales bacterium genomic window:
- a CDS encoding response regulator transcription factor, with product MKIKCIIVDDEPLAIAVIENYLSKLPDIEIVAKFENALDAFDILKKQHIDLIFLDIEMPNITGIDFLKSLSDPPNVIITSANKDYAIEGFELNVVDYIIKPLTFERLLKAINKLPEKNKKGDITIDVEQNNTVFKDDYIFVKENKKMVKIFLSKILYIESIKDYVQIFTERKKVITKQQLGYFEKKLEDKFIRIHKSYLVSTSKIESYSASGVEILNKELPIGRSYKEEVICKLNKIFKNL from the coding sequence ATGAAGATTAAATGTATTATAGTAGATGATGAGCCTTTAGCAATTGCTGTTATTGAAAATTATTTATCTAAACTTCCTGATATTGAGATAGTTGCTAAGTTTGAAAATGCACTTGATGCTTTTGATATATTAAAAAAACAACATATTGACCTTATATTTTTAGATATTGAAATGCCAAATATTACAGGTATTGATTTTCTTAAATCATTATCAGACCCCCCGAATGTAATTATTACCTCAGCTAATAAAGATTATGCAATTGAAGGATTTGAACTGAATGTTGTTGATTATATAATAAAACCATTAACATTTGAAAGATTATTAAAAGCAATTAATAAATTACCTGAAAAAAATAAAAAAGGAGATATAACAATTGACGTAGAACAAAATAATACTGTCTTTAAAGATGATTATATTTTTGTAAAAGAAAATAAAAAAATGGTAAAAATATTTTTGAGTAAAATATTATATATTGAAAGTATAAAAGATTATGTCCAGATATTTACCGAAAGAAAAAAAGTAATAACCAAACAACAACTCGGATATTTTGAAAAAAAATTAGAAGATAAATTTATAAGAATACATAAAAGTTATCTTGTTTCAACAAGTAAAATTGAATCTTACAGCGCATCAGGTGTTGAAATTTTAAATAAAGAATTACCAATTGGCAGAAGTTACAAAGAAGAAGTAATTTGCAAATTGAATAAAATATTTAAAAATCTTTGA
- a CDS encoding T9SS type A sorting domain-containing protein: MKKLLFIIIILINTINYSNAQNPDAIIHFLITNFEDNNPYPYCPAWLTDTINPWIIDTTNHENIWQIGKQQKVFFDSAYSVPNAIVTDTINPYPINNHSSFQFNIIKPDWAWWMCWSSISLFFHHKYDTDSLYDGGYIDISYDGGTTWTNVIFDENNNCDFIPYGVFYSENDTILGGIPAFTGNSNDWTETQLIWYWPKEYGMLTDSAIIRFNFVSDSIYTSKEGWMIDEIYFLLEDYCNIGIEENSIQINFVKISPNPVTDISIMEFKNEQFENFTLAIYNITGTKIKVIQNIKENKVELNRNEFKKGIYLYRLYNTRLNIYTGKFIVE; encoded by the coding sequence ATGAAAAAACTATTATTTATTATCATAATTTTGATAAATACTATAAACTATAGCAATGCACAAAACCCTGATGCAATTATCCATTTTTTAATAACAAATTTTGAAGATAATAACCCTTATCCTTATTGCCCTGCATGGCTTACAGACACTATTAACCCATGGATAATAGACACAACAAATCATGAAAACATCTGGCAAATTGGTAAACAGCAAAAAGTATTTTTCGACAGTGCATACTCCGTACCAAATGCAATAGTTACTGATACAATTAATCCTTACCCCATTAATAATCATTCTTCTTTCCAGTTTAATATTATAAAACCTGACTGGGCATGGTGGATGTGCTGGAGTTCCATTTCTTTATTTTTTCACCATAAGTATGATACTGATAGTTTATATGATGGTGGATACATTGATATTTCTTATGATGGAGGAACAACATGGACAAATGTTATTTTTGATGAAAATAATAATTGTGATTTTATTCCTTATGGAGTATTTTATTCTGAAAATGACACAATTTTAGGTGGAATTCCTGCATTTACAGGTAATTCAAATGATTGGACAGAAACACAATTAATTTGGTATTGGCCTAAAGAATACGGAATGTTAACTGATTCTGCAATTATAAGATTTAATTTTGTAAGTGATAGCATATATACAAGTAAAGAAGGCTGGATGATTGATGAGATATATTTTCTTTTAGAAGATTACTGTAATATAGGAATTGAAGAAAATTCAATTCAAATAAATTTTGTTAAAATTTCGCCTAATCCTGTAACAGATATTTCTATTATGGAATTTAAAAATGAACAATTTGAAAATTTCACACTTGCGATTTATAATATAACAGGTACAAAAATAAAAGTTATACAAAATATTAAAGAAAACAAAGTAGAACTAAACCGTAATGAATTTAAAAAGGGAATTTATTTATATCGCTTATATAACACCAGACTTAATATTTATACAGGTAAGTTTATTGTTGAATAA